The following nucleotide sequence is from Marinobacter sp. MDS2.
CGCACCAGACGAATGGCGCCTTCTACGGCCTCGGTTCCGGCATTGGAAAAAAAGAAAGCATTCAGGGGATCCGGTGTAAGTTCTCCCAGTTTTTCGGCAAGCTCTGGCAGACGAGGGTTCATGACAGTAGTCGCTTGGGCATGGACCATGGTTGCCACCTGTTTTTGCGCCGCCTCGACCACCTTGGGGTGGCAGTGGCCGGTGCTGGTCACACCGATACCCGACGTGAAATCCAGATAACGACGGCCTTCCGGATCAATAATGTAAGCACCTTCGCCTTTGGCGGCAGTGACACCTGTGGCTTGTTTCAACAAAGGGGACAGCTTGCCCTTGTGGTCGGTCATTGATTACCTCCCGGAATGAATTTTCATGCGTATCAGCAACTTGGTGGTTACGGGGCCAATCGTTTGCAGATGGCGTCTCCGATTTCCTGTGTGTTGCGCTGTTCATTGCCCGAATCGGCAAGATCAGCGGCCACGGCCTCAAACAGTTCTTTACCGGCGGCCGCGAGCTTGGTGTCTTTTTGCCCCAGCCATTCCAGCATGCGTGCGGTGGTGAACAGCATGGCGGTGGGATCGGCGATCCCCTTACCGGCAATGTCCGGGGCACTGCCATGTGTCGGCTCGAACATCGATGGCATCTCGAGGTTGGTGGGGTTCAGGTTGCAAGACGGAGCGACGCCCATACCGCCGGATAGCACAGCGGCCAGATCGGTGAGAATGTCACCCTGCAAATTGCTGGCAACCACAACGTCAAAGGCCCAGGGGCACTGGACGAATTTCATACAAGCTGCATCGACAAGTTCGTGATGGGTGGCGACATCGGGGTACTCTTTGCTGACCGCCTCGAAGACTTCGGTATACAGATCACCCCAGTGCCTCAGTGCATTGCGTTTGGTGATCACGCAAACCTGGCTTGCGCAGTTGCGACCATCGAGCGTTTTGAAGGTGCGGGCACTGCCGCTTTGCGAACGTTCGGTCGCGCGTTTTCTGGCTTGTTCGAAGCCGTAACGGATAATTCGTTCCGTCGCGCGACGGGTAAAGACTTCCATTTGCGTCGCAACTTCGTCGGCGGTCCCCTGACGTAAGCGGCCACCCTGACTGACGTACTCGCCTTCGCTGTTTTCCCGGATCACCAGCATGTCGATATCTTTGGCCCGCTCGTCTTTCAGGTATTGGCGAGCGCCGGGCAGAAGACGGGCCGGGCGCTCGCACACCCATTGGTCAAAGCCTTTGCGCATTTCAAGAAGCGGCGAAAGGGAAGCGCTGTCTGACAGTAAATAGCGGTCAGGGTCATTGAGCGGGCCGGGGTCGCCCAGTGCGCCCAGCAAAATGGCATCGTAGGCTTTGAGCTGCGCCAGTGCATCGGCGGGCCAGCTTTCTCCGTACTCTTCGTGCCAGGCATGCGACGGCCACGGAAAGCGGGTCCACTCCAAAGCCAATTGATGTTTTGTGCGCAGCGTTTCCAGGCAGTGAACGGCTGCAGAAACAACTTCCGGGCCAATGCCATCGCCGGGGGTAACGGCGATACGGGTGGTTTGGGTCATTCCCGAACCTCCTGAACGGTGTAGGGTAAGCGGATTCAACAACCCCAGTGTAGCCCTGACGCGACTATATGCCAGTTCTCGGAAGCAAGGAAATCAAGGCTCTGTTGTGCCTTGTGACGGATGATGGTTATAGTGGCTGAACGATTGGCTCAGGCCTCTATTAATCTCCCGAAAACAGGATCTTCAAGTGCTCTATCGGATTGTCACGCTTATTGGTGCACTCGTCTTTGTGGCTGCGTTGTTTGGATTGATCTGGTTCTTCTGCAAGAAGTTCCTTGAGCATCACGGTGTGAAGGATCAGGTATCAGAGCGAGCCACCGCACTGGCTACCTGGACCTTTGCCGGCATTGCCATCGGCCTGGTGTTTGCTGTGGTCGGAGCTTTTGTTCTCGGGCCTTGGGCGTTCTATCGCACGCTGCTGGGCCATAACGTGAACGTCTCCAGTGGCGCAGCGATTTGGTGGGGCTTTGGAATAGTCGCGGTGTCGTTAGCCATAACCGCAGCCAGCTTTATGGGCTTTTTGATGCTGGTGGGAGCCTACTAGCTTTCCTGAAGATCGCGCAGTAAAGCCCGGAACCACACCAGCGCAGGCTCCTGTTCGTAGGCTTTGTGCCAGTACAAATGCACGTCGATCGACGGCATTTCGCCAGGAGGGGCCATGACGTCAACCTCTGCGCGCTCGGCAATAATCTTGGCGTAAGTTTCCGGCATGGTTAACAGCAAGTCTGAAGCTTCAACAACGCGGCAAGCCGCATAGTAATGCTGGCAGCGCAAGCGGATATCCCGCTGCGCGCC
It contains:
- a CDS encoding isocitrate/isopropylmalate dehydrogenase family protein, whose product is MTQTTRIAVTPGDGIGPEVVSAAVHCLETLRTKHQLALEWTRFPWPSHAWHEEYGESWPADALAQLKAYDAILLGALGDPGPLNDPDRYLLSDSASLSPLLEMRKGFDQWVCERPARLLPGARQYLKDERAKDIDMLVIRENSEGEYVSQGGRLRQGTADEVATQMEVFTRRATERIIRYGFEQARKRATERSQSGSARTFKTLDGRNCASQVCVITKRNALRHWGDLYTEVFEAVSKEYPDVATHHELVDAACMKFVQCPWAFDVVVASNLQGDILTDLAAVLSGGMGVAPSCNLNPTNLEMPSMFEPTHGSAPDIAGKGIADPTAMLFTTARMLEWLGQKDTKLAAAGKELFEAVAADLADSGNEQRNTQEIGDAICKRLAP